One Platichthys flesus chromosome 14, fPlaFle2.1, whole genome shotgun sequence genomic region harbors:
- the LOC133968777 gene encoding phospholipid hydroperoxide glutathione peroxidase-like — MLQLLRRSALLCLVAERGLVRSMCAQVGDPKSAKSIYEFSAKDIDGNEVSLEKYRGFVCIIVNVASKUGKTDINYTQLAKMHTSYAEKGLRILGFPCNQFGGQEPGTESEIKEFARGYNAEFDLFSKIDVNGDNAHPLWKWMKAQPKGKGTLGNNIKWNFTKFLINKEGQVVKRYSTMDNPVVVEKDLPSYL, encoded by the exons ATGCTGCAGCTCCTGCGACGCTCCGCGCTTTTGTGTCTGGTGGCGGAGAGAGGACTAGTACGAAGCATG TGTGCTCAGGTGGGAGACCCGAAGAGCGCCAAGTCCATCTACGAGTTCTCAGCCAAGGACATCGATGGCAATGAGGTGTCTCTTGAAAAATACAG AGGGTTTGTTTGCATCATTGTAAATGTTGCCTCCAAATGAGGAAAGACCGACATAAACTACACTCAGCTAGCGAAGATGCACACTTCCTACGCTGAGAAAGGTTTAAGAATCCTGGGCTTCCCCTGCAACCAGTTTGGAGGACAG gAGCCAGGGACTGAGTCAGAGATTAAAGAGTTTGCCAGAGGTTACAATGCAGAGTTTGATCTCTTCAGTAAGATTGATGTGAATGGAGATAATGCTCACCCTCTGTGGAAGTGGATGAAGGCACAGCCCAAAGGCAAAGGAACCCTGGGAAA taaCATCAAATGGAACTTCACCAAG TTTCTTATAAACAAAGAGGGACAAGTGGTGAAGCGATACAGCACAATGGATAACCCCGTT GTGGTGGAGAAAGACCTGCCCTCTTACCTCTAA